A stretch of Brassica rapa cultivar Chiifu-401-42 chromosome A08, CAAS_Brap_v3.01, whole genome shotgun sequence DNA encodes these proteins:
- the LOC103832645 gene encoding GDSL esterase/lipase 3 translates to MKSSRLFSTILFLYTIILSISSINCKENNNNLVTNQAALFVFGDSLFDVGNNNYINTTTRSNFFPYGQTFFKVPTGRVSDGRLITDFIAEKAWLPLIPPNLQPGNSNSQLTYGVNFASAGAGALVETFPGMVIDLGTQLNSFRNVERSLRSALGDAEAKKIFSRAVYMFSIGSNDLFFPLVANSSLFQSNTKERFVDFVIGNTTSVLEEVYKMGGRKFGFLNMGAYECAPPSLLLDPTNIGSCSKPVAELINLHNKKFPDALNRLQRELSGFRYALHDYHTSLLDRINNPSKYGFKVGQMGCCGSGPFRGINTCGGRMGQSYELCENVNDYLFFDSSHLTEKAHQQIAELVWSGPPNVTRPYNLKALFELN, encoded by the exons ATGAAAAGCTCTCGACTATTTTCAACCATCTTGTTCCTCTACACAATCATCTTATCGATAAGCTCAATCAACTGCAAAGAGAATAATAACAATCTCGTCACGAACCAAGCTGCTTTGTTCGTGTTCGGAGATTCTCTGTTCGATGTCGGAAACAACAACTATATCAATACTACCACCCGATCCAATTTCTTTCCATATGGTCAAACCTTTTTCAAGGTTCCTACTGGAAGAGTTTCTGACGGACGCTTGATTACCGATTTCATCg CTGAGAAGGCATGGTTACCGTTGATCCCACCAAATCTACAACCAGGCAACAGTAACAGTCAGTTGACCTATGGAGTTAATTTTGCTTCTGCTGGTGCTGGAGCTTTGGTAGAAACCTTTCCCGGAATg GTGATAGATTTGGGAACACAGTTAAATAGCTTCAGGAACGTGGAAAGGAGCTTGAGATCTGCACTAGGAGATGCAGAGGCCAAAAAGATTTTCTCAAGAGCTGTTTATATGTTTAGTATCGGAAGCAACGATTTATTTTTTCCCTTGGTGGCAAACTCTTCACTTTTCCAATCCAATACCAAAGAGAGATTCGTTGATTTTGTTATTGGTAACACGACATCCGTGCTCGAg GAAGTGTATAAAATGGGAGGAAGGAAGTTTGGATTCTTGAATATGGGAGCATACGAGTGTGCACCACCCTCGTTGCTCTTGGACCCAACAAACATAGGATCTTGTTCCAAACCAGTCGCTGAGCTGATCAATTTGCACAATAAGAAGTTTCCGGATGCTTTAAACCGGCTACAACGTGAACTTTCCGGATTTAGATATGCTCTTCACGACTATCACACTTCTTTGTTGGATAGAATTAACAATCCTTCTAAATATG GGTTTAAAGTCGGGCAGATGGGATGTTGTGGAAGCGGACCATTTAGAGGAATCAATACTTGTGGAGGCCGAATGGGACAAAGTTACGAATTATGCGAAAATGTTAACGATTACTTGTTTTTCGATTCATCACATTTGACAGAGAAGGCACATCAACAAATCGCAGAGCTGGTATGGAGTGGACCGCCTAATGTCACTAGACCGTACAATCTCAAAGCTTTATTTGAGCTTAATTAA